The window GGTCCTGAGCTTCTGACATTCTGCGTCTGATGGTGCCAACCAACTCTGCATCTCGCTGAATACGCTGGGGCCCCAAGACTGACGATTCTCCAACCTCGTCCCATAAAGtaggagatctacatgctctgccataTAATGCCTCGAATGGTGCCATCTGAATCGCTGAGTGGTAACTGTTATTGTATGCAAACTCCACCAAGTGCAAATGATCCTCCCAGCTACCGCCGAAATCCATGACACAAGATCTCAATAGATCCTCCAATGTCTGGATAGTCCGCTCCGACTGCCCATCCGTCTGAGGGTGAAACGCAGTACTAAAACGGAGTTCTGTACCCATGGCTTGCTGGAGACTCCGCCAAAATCGAGAGGTAAatcgtggatctctatctgatataatactcagagGTATACCATGCAATCTGGTGATCTCTCTGCAGTACAACTCTGCCAAACGATCCAGCGAATCCGTCCGACGGATCGGtaagaagtgtgcagatttggttaaccgatcaacgattacccaaatcgcatcatgaccctTCCGGGTCCGAGGtagtcctaccacaaaatccatcgtgatatgctcccatttccattctggtatttctATCTTCTGCAGTAACCCAACGGGTCTCTGATGCTCTGCCTTAATCTGCTGACAAACTAAACACTGTGCCACAAATGTCGCAATAtccttcttcataccattccaccagtatGATCGTTTCAGATCCCTGTACATGCGAGTACTCCCCGGGTGAATCGCAAATCTAGATCGATGTGCTTCCTGTAATAAGTCCTCCTGAACAGGATGTGACTCAGGGACACATAATCTGCCGCGAAAATACAGAATTCCACTATCATCACAGGTAAACTCTGTCTGCTGTTCTGAGGTAACTCTGCTACGTAAAAACTGCAGATGCTGATCTGTAGCCTGAGCCTCTTTGATACGCTCCACTATaggtgactgagcaaccatggtgacTAGCAAGCCTCGCTCTGTCTGTGCTTGCTCCATCAACCCCAACTCAGAGAAACTCTGCATCAACTCTGTAACCATCACTCGGTGGCATGCCAAAATTTCACGGGATTTCCTGCTCAAAGCATCAGCCACCACGttggctttccccgggtgatagttaattgtgcagtcatagtctttcaagaattccatccatcttctctgtcgCAAAttcagttccttctgggtgaacagatatttgagacttttATGATCTGTATAAATCTCAAAAGTGATtccatataaatgatgtcgccaaatcttcagtgCGAAGATGATAGCTgccaactccaaatcatgaactggATAATTCCTCTCATGATCTTTCAGCTGACGTGAGGCATATGACACCACACGATCGCGCTGCATAAGTACGGCACCCAGTCCCTGATATGATGCATCCGtgaaaagtacaaatccatccatgCCAGAAGGAAGTACTAACACTGGTGCCGTAACCAGTCTCCGTTTGAGCtcctggaagctctgctcacaagaTTCTGTCCAGCTAAACTTCTCTCCCTTCCGGGTCAATCGTGTCAATGGTAAGGCTATGCTGGAAAAGCCCTCAACAAATCTCCGATAATACCCAGCTAATCCCAAAAAGCTACGAATCTCCTGTACggtcttcggctgctcccaaccggtgatggCCTCAATCTTCTGTGGATCAACAGATATACCTCTGCTGGAGACAACATGTCCAAGAAAACCCACCGAAGGTAGCCAAAAGGCGCATTTACTAAACTTCGCATAGAGGTGTTCTCGCCGAAGCGTCTccaaaactatgcgaagatgtcgcATGTGCTCCTCCTCAGATCGGGAATATATcagaatatcgtcgatgaacacaatgacgaaCTGATCTAAGTACTCaaggaacactctgttcatcagatccataaacacTGCTggggcattggtaagcccaaatggcattaccaagaactcgTAATGACCATAACgagtgcgaaatgctgtcttcggaATATCCGCATCTCCAACCCTGAGCTGATGATAGCCTGAGCGCAAATCAATCTTTGAATATACACAGGTATCcttcagctgatcaaataaatcttcTATACGTGGCAGTGGATATTTGTTCTTGATAGTAACCGCATTCAACTGTCGGTAATCAATACAAAGTCTCagtgatccgtctttcttcttaacgaagagTACTGGTGCTCCCCACGGAGAAACACTAGGACGGATAAATCCTCTGTCCAACAGCTCCTGTAATTGAACCTTTAGCTCCTCTAACTCCTTTGGTGCCATGCGATAAGGGGTCCTGGATaccggtgcggttcccggaacCAACTCAATCGTAAACTCGACTTGCCTTTTAGGAGGCAAACCGGGGAGTTCGTCAGGGAACACATCTGGAAATTCTCGGACGATAGCAACATCCGAGAGCTGTGGTAATACATCTGAACCAGCTTTAACCATGGACAGCAAATATCCCTGACAACCCTGTGCCAACAATCTCCTCGCTTGCATTGCTGATATGACTGCTATCCCATCACTTCTGGTTCCAAAGAATACCCAAGACGATAGACCgggaggtcggaatgtgactaCTCTAGCTCCGCAATCGACTGTGGCATGGTTCATGGCCAACCAATCCATGCCTAATATAATATCAAACTCCACCATCTCTAATACCTGCAGATCCACCGTAATAGTCTGACCATTGAAGTCTAAAGGACAACCTTTGACTTCCAGACTAATACTTAGTACCTCGCCAGATGGTAGAGATACTGTCAGCCCGTGTGTCCGCCGACTAGGCAATCTCCCGATTTTACCCAGAAATACTCGAGATATGAATGAatgggaactaccagtatctatcaataaATCTGCAGTAAATGTATAAACAGAAATAATACCTCGGAAAACCGATCCCTCAGCTCGCTGTGCCTCCTCCCGTGTAACAGCATAAACACGACCCACCTCTGAGCTCGGCTGTGGTATCTCCGAAGTGGTCTGTGCTGGCATCGTAGGTGCGAGAACCGGCTGCTGATACTGAGACTGAGGCTGCTGTCGATATGCTGAGTAAGGCTGATGCGGATGAAAATCCTGCTGTGCTGGAAATGCCTGATGAGAAGACACTTTGGCAGAATACTGTGTAGTTGCTGGTTCCTGACCCTGCACATGATATATCTGTCCCTGAGAAGACGGTGGTCGCTGCTGACGTGGAGCACCCTGACTCTTCTGTGATCCTTTCTGTGGTCGTGTCTGTGAGGGTTGTCCCCCCTGAGATGTACCCTTAGTAGCCTCCAACTGTGCCTTCAACGTACAATCCCGACTCTCATGCCCTGGTTGTTTGCAATAATAACAAATGGGGTGATCCAAGGGGCAATGAAATTTGGTATGGCTCTTGGAGCCACACTGGTAACATCTGGATCCAGCTCTATCTTTCTTCCAATCATGCTGAGGAGGCCGAGATGTTCCATCAGACGTCCGCCCTGACTTCTGCGGCCGAGAAGAACCTCCCGTGGTAGCCTGTGAACTCTGACCTTTGTTCCCTCTCTTTTGTGACGACTGCTTATCATGGCCTTTCTCCTGATTTACCTGCTGCTGAGTCATCTCGATAAACAGTGCACGATCCAAAACTTCTCGGTAGGAGCTACCTGGAAATCCTGACATCCTGAGCCGAATATATGCTGCTAAACCCTGGGTGAACTGCTGCATCCGGTCATAATCCTGCGCCACCAAATGAGGGCAAAACTCAGCCAATCTGCAGAATTCAGCGTTGTACTCCATCACCGATCGATCACCCTGCTTAAGATTCAGGAATTCCTGGCGTCGAGCTAAACAGAATGTGGCTGGAAAATACTGCCGCTCAAAAGCATCCCGGAACATCGCCCATGTGATGCGCTGTTCCCCAAAGATTGTCTTCTGCATCTCCCACCATGTGACTGCCTGATCCCGGAGATGATACGCAGCCAATTCCACTTTCTCTTCATCTGAACAACTCATGTATCCGAAAGTGCTTTCCAAATTCTTCAACCAGCTACGTGCAGCCCAGGGATCTGCTCCGCCCTGGTATAGAGTAACCCTGTCCTTGACGGACTTTGCCAACAATGGTATACGCGCTCTATCCCTCATCCAGTCGGTAGTAGTAGGAGTAGGAAATGCTGATGGTATCCCGGAGGGAATCCCCTGAGGCTGAAATTCCTGGTTTCTACCAGAAGGTATGACTGAAGGGATCTCCTGAGGCTGATGTCCCTGATCTCTAGGAGTCTGATGGGTCTGTCCCCGTCTAACCGTCTCTACATCTGTTGGATCCCTAGAAGAATCTGCCTCCTGAGTTACTGGTTCTGGTTCCTCAGTCTCAATGGGTTGTTTCCGTGGTCGTCCCGGACCACGACGAGAATCGGCTACCGCTCGACCACGTCTCATACCTGGTGTAAACCACTAATAAGTACTACAAACAGTATAAGTTCGTACTTATAAAACTTACAGCCAATTACTTGGAGGTGTTCCGCCGCCGCCTGGTCCCAAATCCCGAAAAGTCACTTCGAGGAATGAAATCACGAAAAATCCAAAACGTATGAATCTGACATCGTaaacctgtagctctgataccaataaattgtcacgccccgagagtaaggttgtccgacgaaaatcggacagcacctcccctgtagcagtgacaaatagaaccggtatacaacaccacagaatatacatatacaaatatatcacaaccacgcagataatatgcagcccacacggctgtaaagtcaaacacagcggaaaacaagatcAACAAAGATAAGataacaaaaactcaccgcgggccggcccggcttgactcatcggcaaaacaaccaaatacaaataacaagtccacagctcaattattacaatgctaaattcaaaggtttgaCTCACAATAAAAGGAAAACCAAAACCGTAAAACCATCCTCAGAAGTGacatgggaccggcagtcgggatccccctccaagcgtactagcatcgctatcagctacctggtgaaattaccaatgcgggtggtgagtataaaactcagcgggtaaaaggatagacagtgcatgagtatagtaaagaacaggaatacaaaaggatacagtctcggaaaaATAAATAGCAGAATACTACTAAGTAAACAAAGTATATTTCCATACCTgataccatatcctaggctaacagtgtaaggtctgaggAAAACATAAACTGCTAGAGTACTATCCATAATCACCCAGATCACATGTAAGGTATACTGTAAAAGCAAACAGTGTCCAAGCATACATAGCAAATAAATGTGGTATCAGAACAGCATAAGTAGACATATAACAGCAGAAGCAGGTATAATAGAAAcgacgtatgcacggatggtcaccccgcccacctctctgcaccacgacccctgtatggtcgagagaccggatcgatgacaactgtaccacactccagccgccactactctcgagtgaccgagcggacagtttgcatagtagctaaatagctacatagcaatagggtccctgcggctcacaactccagccgccactacccatgagtgaccgagtgcagCGCGACAGGACATGCAGcacgctccagccgccactacccatgagtggccgagcgtgcggctttGGCTaatgaccgtctcaaccacaagggagccaaggtcatcggcgatgcatgcatgacatgatgcgaataatgcaacagtcatcatatatacaaaaatcaggtatgctacatgaatccgcatgctcaatactaagcataaataaacagtagtcaaacaggtaaacatgacatatagtatctgctagttatcaagaataacaacggaagactgtatagatacggaaatgagcatctcgaagattgagtggataaagtatcaagcacaagaaataaaatgagtggagtcaagataaactctaCTTTA is drawn from Zingiber officinale cultivar Zhangliang chromosome 1B, Zo_v1.1, whole genome shotgun sequence and contains these coding sequences:
- the LOC122039145 gene encoding uncharacterized protein LOC122039145 codes for the protein MRRGRAVADSRRGPGRPRKQPIETEEPEPVTQEADSSRDPTDVETVRRGQTHQTPRDQGHQPQEIPSVIPSGRNQEFQPQGIPSGIPSAFPTPTTTDWMRDRARIPLLAKSVKDRVTLYQGGADPWAARSWLKNLESTFGYMSCSDEEKVELAAYHLRDQAVTWWEMQKTIFGEQRITWAMFRDAFERQYFPATFCLARRQEFLNLKQGDRSVMEYNAEFCRLAEFCPHLVAQDYDRMQQFTQGLAAYIRLRMSGFPGSSYREVLDRALFIEMTQQQVNQEKGHDKQSSQKRGNKGQSSQATTGGSSRPQKSGRTSDGTSRPPQHDWKKDRAGSRCYQCGSKSHTKFHCPLDHPICYYCKQPGHESRDCTLKAQLEATKGTSQGGQPSQTRPQKGSQKSQGAPRQQRPPSSQGQIYHVQGQEPATTQYSAKVSSHQAFPAQQDFHPHQPYSAYRQQPQSQYQQPVLAPTMPAQTTSEIPQPSSEVGRVYAVTREEAQRAEGSVFRGIISVYTFTADLLIDTGSSHSFISRVFLGKIGRLPSRRTHGLTVSLPSGEVLSISLEVKGCPLDFNGQTITVDLQVLEMVEFDIILGMDWLAMNHATVDCGARVVTFRPPGLSSWVFFGTRSDGIAVISAMQARRLLAQGCQGYLLSMVKAGSDVLPQLSDVAIVREFPDVFPDELPGLPPKRQVEFTIELVPGTAPVSRTPYRMAPKELEELKVQLQELLDRGFIRPSVSPWGAPVLFVKKKDGSLRLCIDYRQLNAVTIKNKYPLPRIEDLFDQLKDTCVYSKIDLRSGYHQLRVGDADIPKTAFRTRYGHYEFLVMPFGLTNAPAVFMDLMNRVFLEYLDQFVIVFIDDILIYSRSEEEHMRHLRIVLETLRREHLYAKFSKCAFWLPSVGFLGHVVSSRGISVDPQKIEAITGWEQPKTVQEIRSFLGLAGERSLAGQNLVSRASRSSNGDWLRHQC